A window of Streptomyces gilvosporeus contains these coding sequences:
- a CDS encoding CGNR zinc finger domain-containing protein translates to MRAGFPDFRLGNVLATSFTGTLSERHGTAVERIPTPQRLVDWLAVNGLAVDSCTTAQLGLARELRESIHAAATAAAIQEALPASAVHVINDRSAQGRAAAILTPEGKRRWRLSSASCVEDALSVIAADAISIIAGERDGKLALCASPTCQAAFFDTSQSRTRKWCDMNTCGNRQKKARFHANQRKNTRSAE, encoded by the coding sequence ATGCGTGCTGGGTTCCCTGACTTCCGCCTCGGTAATGTGCTGGCGACGAGCTTCACAGGGACGCTGTCGGAGCGTCATGGCACCGCTGTGGAGCGCATTCCCACGCCGCAGCGACTCGTCGACTGGCTGGCAGTGAACGGCCTCGCCGTGGACTCCTGCACCACCGCCCAGCTCGGCCTCGCCCGGGAACTGAGGGAGTCGATTCACGCCGCCGCAACAGCGGCCGCGATCCAGGAGGCTCTCCCTGCGTCCGCTGTCCACGTCATCAATGACCGCAGCGCTCAGGGCCGGGCCGCGGCCATCCTCACGCCCGAGGGCAAGCGGCGATGGCGGCTCAGCTCGGCTTCCTGCGTGGAAGACGCCCTCAGCGTGATCGCCGCCGACGCGATCAGCATCATCGCGGGCGAACGAGACGGAAAACTGGCCTTGTGCGCCTCACCAACCTGCCAAGCCGCCTTCTTCGACACCAGCCAAAGCCGCACCCGCAAATGGTGCGACATGAACACGTGCGGGAATCGTCAGAAGAAAGCGCGCTTCCATGCCAACCAGCGCAAAAACACCAGATCAGCGGAGTGA